The genomic window TAAGTCTTATTTTGTAAATTTTCATGTTATATCTATTCTGATAGATATAACATGCCTATCCCAAATAAATACTTCGATAAACTTTGATTGAGGTCTGGTTCTCCAATAAACTGTAGTAACATTTTTTCCAAGCTCTCATTATTATTACTCTTGGCCATCGTATTTTCTCCTTTGGTTTTAGTAGTGCATTACCATATTGGAGAATTCGATGGCTTCTTTCAATCATTTAAATTGCGGACTTGATTGTACGTTATCGTAGCAGTAAGTTGATTTATAAATTCATATGTAATTCTAAAACATTATGTTTTCCTGCTTAATCATTAATATGTATTCTACATCATCTGTATAGGATCAATATCGATCTCCCGATACACACTGCTGGAAGGATTCACCTCTTTGACATAAAGGGCTAATTGATGGTGGACTTGATTAAAATCCTTAGTTTTGATGAGCAATTGATAACGATAGTTCTGAGCAATCTGAAATAAAGGAGCTTCAGCAGGACCAAGAATCTCTGTTTTATCAGACTCAAGAAACATCAAATCCTGCAGACAGGCTTTGGCATCCTCCCCAGCTTTATTCTTATTTTTAGAACGAAAAGTTAGTTTTATTAATCTTGTATAAGGAGGAAAATCCAAAATCTTCCTCATATTCAATTCATCATTGTAGAATTGCGTGATTTTCATCTTGGAAGATAACCGTATAGAAGGCGCATCAGGACGTAAGGTCTGGATATATACTTTGCCATCTGGAGTGAAGCGCCCTGCCCGGCCGGCAACTTGTGTTAAAAGGCTAAAGGTTCTCTCACTAGCACGAAAATCCGGTAATCCCAATCCCGAATCAGCCATGAGGATTCCCACCACCTGTACTCCGGGAAAGTTTAAACCTTTGGCCACCATCTGTGTTCCAATGAGAATATGTATCCGGCCTTCCTGAAAATCTTTGATGGCCTTCTCAAGAACACCCTTCTTTTGAACCGAATCTGTATCTAAACGTTCAACGATATGATTGGGGAATAGTTTTTGTACTTCTTCCTCCACATGCTCCGTTCCAAAACCATGATAGCCTATATCCAGGCTTCCACAGGAGGGACAGACATTTCTAATGGGCTCCTGATAACCACAGTAATGGCAGACTAAGGCCTTTTTACTTTTGTGATAAGTTAAAGGAACAGAGCAATGCTTGCAAGTGATTTCCTCACCACAACTATTACAATGAAAGGTATAGGTAAAACCACGGCGATTCAAGAATAGCAAAGCCTGACGCCCTTCCTTCAGGGCATTATCGATAGCAGAATATAAATCCTTTGTGATAAGGTCTTTAGACAATCGAAGATCTACCACATTCAGCTCAGGCATATGACCGCCAGCCAAACGTTTTGTTAAATTAAGTCGCTCTATCCTCTTATCCTGCATCAATTTATACGCTTCTACAGAGGGGGTTGCCGAGCCCATAACAAGCTTAGCATTATGATTCTTGGAACGTAAAAAAGCGACTTGCCTTGCATGATACCTGGGCGTTGAACCCGCTTTATAAGAACCTTCGTGTTCTTCATCAATGATGATCAATCCCAATTGAGGCATGGGAGCAAAGATAGCAGACCGTGCCCCTACAACAATCTTAGCTTCCCCACTGAGGATACGATTCCATTCGGTTAGCTTCTGACTGGGTGTAAGACGACTATGAAGGATAGCTAATTGCCCCTTAAAGCGCTGTCTTAGGTGTTCAGATAACTGTTGTGACAGGGCTATTTCAGGAACAAGATAAATAACGCCTTTATCATGTCCGATCATGTACTCTGCCGCCCTGAGAAAGACCTCTGTCTTCCCGGAACCAGTGATACCATAGAGGTAAAGCCAGTCCTTATCACCAGTAATGATGGCATCCAAAGCTTGTTGCTGTTCCTCACTTAAGTGGATGACTTTGGGAGGAGCGATTTCTTCCTCAAACAAAGCAGGTAGACTTTTTTCTCTTTTACCCGAAGGAAGCATCATAAATAAGGCTTCTCCCAGGGAACAATAATAAAAAGAGGATACCCATTGACCCAAACTAATAAGATCTTCCGTTAATAAGGGTTGCTTATCAATGAGTCTAATAATTTGCTTTAATTCATACTCCCCGTGGAATTCCTGATCAACACCAATGATAATGCCAATCTTTTTTAGCTTACCAAAGGGAGCTTCAATCCTCATTCCGACAGTGATACCTTCATCCTTATCAGGAGGAAGATAGGTAAACTCATTATGTAAGGGAGTATTAAAAATGACCCTAATGTAATTAGGCATAATCAATGAGTCCTCTTAATCTTTTTAGATCTTCCCATACAGGTCGCTTTAATTGGGGATCCTTATAGACTAGAGGAGGCGCATAGGTAGGAAGGAGAGGATAATTCTCGACTCGATACACTTGCCCACGTAACACTTCAAGAGACACCTTTGTCCCTAATAAGTAGGAAGCTGGATTCTGTCCAAAACACAATATAGCTTTAGGATTGTACTTCTTTATCTCTGTAATAACAACTTTTCGAGATTCTGGATCTGTGGGATAATTAACAGGTATCTGAATATAAGAGCAAACAGCCTGCCAGTCTAATTGTATTCCATCAAACCATTTACCCATAAAGGAACGTATATCCCCCTCATACAACCCATCTGTATTCAAACCTGAGTCTACAGTGATGAGAACAGTAGGTTGAGTCACTCCATAGGAAGGTATATTAAGTTCAACATTGGCTTCACTAGAGATCTCTTCTTTATATTCTTCTTGTACAGCAGGAACATAAATTTCATTATCGGGAATAAATTCACCATGGTTTCTTTTAAAACCGCCATTATATAGCAAATCCTCGAGTAGATTAATATTGTTCCAGATTTCTTCAGAGTGGGAAATACTCATCCTCCTTGTAATACACCTTATGTAAAAACAATCCTCTTGCGGGAGCGGTCACTCCTGTAGCGGATCTATCCTTCGCATGGAATCTATCAACAAAGCTTTGTTCACCCCCCTGACGATAACATTCCAATAGAGTTCCTACAATACTTCTGACCATTCGCCACAAGAAGGCATTCCCTGCTATTTTGAAAACTGTATACGATCCTTCAGGAAAAAACACAGCAGAATAGATGTGGCGTGTTCTTGTTTTACTCATATCCTTTGGGTTTGTAAAGGTTGTATAATCATGAAATCCCACTAAATGACGACACATCTTATTTAGAAGATGGATATCCAATTCATCCCTTACGGTATAACAATAACGATCATCAAAGGGACTTGAGGACCAGGAGCTTTTTATATAATAGTAATAGATCCTTTTCACAGCATCGTACCGACTATGGAAATCTGGATGAGTCAATGAGGATGATTTAATGCGAATATCTCTGGGAAGCAGGGAGTTTAGAGCTAACATGAATCGTGATGGCTCCATGTTTACAAGGTCTGTCTGAAAATTGGCAACCTGATGAGAAGCATGAACTCCCGAATCTGTTCGACCGGAGCCAATCAACTTAATGGGATGCTTATGAATCTTTTCAAGAGCCTTTTCAAGCTCCCCCTGTACAGTTCTGCCGCCTTTTGCTTGAACTTGCCAACCTTGATAATCTGTCCCGTCGTAGGCAATATCCAGGCGAATATTATTCGCCATCTTCTAATTCCTTAAGAAGACTACCAATGGACTTGTGAAGATCCCTGGCCATTTCCAGAATATCCGAAGGCTTTGACTTACTGGACTTACCTAAACCGACAATCCGACTAATAGATTGTCTGGCAGATTGAAGACTGGCCAAACGTCTCTGCCTATCCCCTTGTCCACCAAACTTGTATTCCAGTAGCCCAGATAAGTAAAGAACCCCATCATAACCAAAATTCTTATCTGAACAGGGACCAAAATTAGTTACCCCACCTAAAGATTCTGCTCCTGAGACCTCTTTCTCTAATACCAGGGAATAAAGGAAGTTAGCTTTATGATAGTAAATCTCTCTCATATAATCCCAGTTTTCTCCTGGATATTTTTTATGAAGATTCGTGCTTAACCAGGCAGCTCTCAAAACAGACATGGCCATTTTAAAGGTAGGACTAAAATCTTTCGGGAGTAACTCATAGCACATGGAAGCCAAATGATAACTGGCGACCCCTTCTTGCAAACGTCGATTGTTTTCAAAGTTCAAGTCAGGGATCAATTTCTTCATCGTATTGGCCCGTAAAATATGATCATTCTTTATATTATCCAAACTACTTTCAGGGACGTTAGGAAAGTCCTGAGGATAGGCAGCATAGAAACAATGTGGACAAACCATTACAGAATAAACGAGAGGAAAGACCTCTCCATACTTTTTACTTGGCTCATATTCTCTACGAAGCTCATCTGTTAAAGGGCCGGCAATCATACGCCCTCCCCCAGTCAAAAGCTCTTCCTTTTGAAAGTGTTCCAAACACACAGGACACTTTATTTTATTCTTACCTAAAAAGGTTAGTTTGTTTTTTCCAGCCAAATTATTCCTCTATAATGACAATGGCTACAGCGTTATCCTTTTCATGTGTCAGACTTAAATGAAGAGCATTGCCTCCTGTCTTCTCATAGGCCCGCAGGGCTGTACCATATAAGTGAATTTCCGGTTTTCCATTATGGTTATTCTTAACTTTTATATCTTTTAAGGTAATACCATTTAAACCTGTACCTAGAGCTTTACCAAAGGCTTCTTTAGCCGCAAAACGGGCAGCCAGGGAGGTTTCCATACCAGACCCTCTTTTAATGGCAGCCTCCAGCTCTTCTTCATGGAAAAAGCGTTCCATCAAACCTTTGGTATTCCGCCATCTCGTCAAACGGCTAATATGAACAACATCAATGCCCACTCCTAATATCATGGTGTCTCCTTGGATTTTATTTCGAGTGTCATTACCTTAGGGGAATACTCTAACAGAAGGAGTCCTTCTGGAATATAAGTTTCAATCTTTTTCGTATAAGTTCCCGGTTCTGTTATATCTGAACAATCAATAGTCAGTCCATACTCATAGCTTTTATAAGATTCTAGCTCACGTTGCAAACCTTTAACCTGAACTCTTCCCTCAGGTAAGGAACCTACCACTTGCAGATCAGCAGCTAAGTCGTTCAGCCCTATTTGCAGATTATCTACAGTTTTAAGGATACTTGCTTGTTTAATGATTCCCTGAAACTCTACAACATTTCCTCCAGGATATTCCAGGAAGTCATTATCTTTGACCAAACGGACACGTTGGGTGAAGTCCTCCTCCCGACCTGAGATATCAACTTCTTCCGTTGTGATGGCTCTGAGAGAATTAACCATACTCATAGGCCCTACTACATCAACAGAGGAAGGGGACATATAATAATGATCCAGCTTAAAACCCTGAGCAGGATAGCCACTGATAGAAGGAAAAACTTCTATACTTTTCCTATACTCTTTTTCTAATTTTAATGTGATCTGAGAGGGTTCCACTCGTACCTCTAACGGATCCACTCCTAAAGCAGTACCCTTTTTCTCTATCTCAACGGATGCTTTATAACGACCGTCTTGAGTCCGATTGGATAGATCTACATAAGCTCTAATATCTTCTTCCAGGATAGAATAGACCGTATCCCCCTGTCCTTTGAGGTTTATTTTCACACGATGGGAATACTCAGAAGCGGGAATAAAACCTTCTGGTAATATTACTTCCAAAGGAACACTAAAGTATGTCTCTTCCAGGTTATCTATCTTATGAAAGAAAAATAAGACTACCGCACCAACAAAGCATAGTACTTTGGCAGGCCAATTGTTAAGAAGTTTATTCAACATCCGCCTCCTCAGCCGTCAAACGGAAGTTTAACAATTCCTTGAGCCGGGTTCGGATTTCATCAATAGATAAATCATAGTATAGATTCGAATCATAAGCTAAGGAAATAGCACCAGATTCTTCAGACACGACCAAAATAACAGCATCAGATTCTTCAGCTAAGCCCAGAGCCGCCCTATGTCTGGTTCCAAAACTTTTACGAACATCTGATTGCTCACTCAAAGGGAAAAAGCACCCCCCGGAGAGAATCTTCTTGCCTTGAATGATAACAGCTCCGTCGTGAAGGGCTGTATCAAACTGGAAGATAGTCATAAGTAAACTGGAAGTTATATCCGCATTTAAGGGAGTCCCCCTGTCGATGATGTTTTTAAGACCCACCTTCCGGACAAAAGTAATCAAAGCTCCCCTACGGACACCTGATAACATTTCTGCAGCAGTCAAGATGGATTCTAACTGGGATTGTTTAGGTCTGTTCTGAAACTTAAACCAATCTCCCTGTCCCAACTGAGTAAAGATTTTCCTCAGTTCCGGTTGGAAAACAATAGCTGCGGCAATGACCACACCCGGTGCGATAATCTCCAGTAACCAGCTTACAGTTTCCAATTTAAAGACATTAGCAAAACCATAGAGTAGAAGAACGAGGACCAAGCCTTTAATAAGCTGAATAGCTCTCGTTTGTACTAATAGCCGATAACCGCGGTACAACAAAAAGCTTAAGAGAGCAATATCAAGAATAGGCCGAATAATCTCTCTAAACAGGAAGGTATTCAGTAGATCTATCACTTAGGAGTTTCCACTCCTTTTATTTCATCAATAATCCTTATCATTTCCGAAGTAGCTTTCACATCATGAACACGAACAATTTGTGCTCCTTGGGCTACGGACCAGGCATGAGCCCCTAGAGAACCATACAGACGATCCTCCGGTTCGTTTTCCAATATTGTACCAATAAAGGACTTACGGGAGGCTCCTATCAGTAAAGGCAATCCTAGTTCATGGAATCTATTAATGGATTTCAATATACTGAGGTTATCCTGTAATCTTTTGCCAAACCCGATTCCCGGATCCAGAATAATTCTATCTTTGGTAATATTATGGCTGATTGCATATTCCACTCTACTTTGTAGGTATATGATAATATCCCCAACAGGATCAACATAAGTGGGAGCCTTTTGCATATCCTTGGGAACACCCCTTTTATGCATAAGAATGACAGGCCAATCCCCTTTGTTTAATAAAGGAATCAAGGCTTCGTCATCTTCCAGAGCACTAATGTCATTAAGAATATCAGCACCAGCTTCAAAACAGGCTTCCGCAACACTAGCTTTACGTGTATCAACAGATAGGGGAATATCCGTGTGTTTACGAATCTCTTCAATCACAGGGACAAGGCGGTCCATCTCTTCCTGAGCCTCTACATACTCAGCACCGGGACGGGAAGATTCCCCTCCAAGGTCCAATACATCAGCCCCATCAGCAATCATCTCCATTGCCGTACCAAGGGCTGCTTCAATAGTCACCTGTCTACTTCCACTAAAAAAAGAATCAGGCGTACAGTTAATGATTCCCATGATAATTGTTTTATCGTGAATAGGGAGAGTCCTTCCCCGGGGTAAGTGCAAAATGTAGCTCCTTTTCCTTCATTCTAATGGGAAAATCGGCCTTTTCACAATACCTTTCTTGTGTTTAACTAAGATGAAGCTAGGAGGTAGCTGAAGATGAGAGCAATGATTGCCGTTGTTGGCATGGATAGAGTTGGTATTATTGCAGGGGTGAGTACTTTCTTATCCGAAAATAGCATCAACATCCTTAATATCAATCAAACCATTCTTGATGGTTTTTTTACTATGATGATGAATGTAGACTTAGACACTATGTCCATCACTAGGGATGTACTGGATGAAGCACTGACAAAGCTTGAAGAAGAGCTTCAAGTCAAGATCACAATTATGTCAGAAGAAGTGCTAAAAGCGATGCACCGTATCTAAAAGAATTATAAGGAATTTTTGATGTATACACCCTTTGAAATACAAGAAACACTTAACATGTTCACCGTTGATAAGCTTGATATCAGAACCATTACCATGGGTATTAGTCTGATTGATTGTGTAGGGCAAACAGGAGCATCAACAGCTGAAAAGGTCTATGAAAAGATTGTAGGCCGGGCAAAACGCCTATTGTCTACTGGAAGAGAGATTGAAAGAGAGTTGGGTATTCCCATCATTAATAAGCGTATATCAGTAACTCCTATCAGTCTTATAACTGAACCCTTTAGTTTAAGTGAACGTATAGAAGTCGCCCATGCTCTCGATAGAGCAGCCAAAGAAGTGGGCGTAGATTTTCTGGGAGGTTATTCAGCCCTCATTCCCAAGGGACAAACCCCAGGGGAGACTATCTTTCTTAACAGTATTCCTGAAGCCCTTGGTTCAACGGACAAATTATGCGGCTCTGTTAATATTGGTTCTTCCAAAGCAGGTATCAATATGGATGGTGTTGCCACTATGGGACGAATCATAAAGGAATTAGCGGCTAGAACAGCAGATACTCAGGCCTTAGGCTGTGCCAAACTTGTGGTATTTGCCAACGCAGTGGAAGACAATCCTTTTATGGCGGGTGCCTTCCATGGAGTGGGCGAACCCGACACGGTTATTCATGTTGGAGTATCTGGACCTGGTGTTGTCAAAAATGCCATTGAAAAAATGAAAGGAGCTCCCTTACAGGACCTGGCAGAGGAAATTAAAAAGATAGCCTTCAAAATCACCAGATTAGGACAATTGGTAGCTAATGAAGCAGCACGAAAATTACAAGTTAGTCCGGGGATTTTGGATTTAAGTCTGGCTCCTACTCCAGCGGTAGGAGATTCTGTAGCTCGTATTTTAGAAGAAATGGGATTAGAGCATACGGGAGCACCGGGAACAACAGCGGCTTTGGCCATGCTTAATGATGCTGTCAAAAAAGGAGGTCTAATGGCTTCCAGTCAAGTGGGCGGCTTATCAGGAGCCTTCATTCCTGTCACAGAAGACGAAGGAATGGTACAAGCCGTTCAAAAAGGGGCACTTACCCTTGAAAAGTTGGAAGCTATGACCTGTGTCTGTTCTGTTGGCTTGGATATGATTGCCATTCCAGGTGATGTCACAGCAGAAACCTTATCCGGGATTATTGCTGATGAAGCAGCCATAGGTGTGATCAATAACAAGACCACAGCAGTACGTCTTCTTCCCGTACCGGGAGCTAAACCGGGAGATTGGGCCGAATATGGCGGATTATTAGGTGGTGCACCTGTTATGGATGTGAATCGTTTTAGCTGTCATGACTTTATTAAACGAGGGGGAAGAATCCCCGCACCGGTCCATTCTTTTAAGAACTAAAGTTAACCTCACAAACAAGGCTGTTACAATTCTAATTTGTAACAGCTCTTTTTTTTGCTCTTAAGAATATTGTTTTGCTCATTAAAGAGGGTGGAAGGATAAAATAATTTTAGTACAGTTCACAAGTCTATTTGGTGCTATATTGTCAGCACTAATATAAATAAGGAGAATAAAAGTGGCAGCAATTCAACTAATTCTGTACATCATAGTGCTTGTTGTATCATTGATTAGTATGATTTCTTTCTATAGTGCAAAAAGTAAAAGTAAGAAAGTCTCAAAGGAAGTTATTAAAAATATTCAACCTCTTAGAAGCCTATCCCAGGAAGAAGCGGAGGCTGTAAATAAAATATATCAGGTAAGCATACAAGCTGGTGTACCAGTCTATGCTATTCAGGGGGAATACTATTCTACCAGTTTAAGTGTTAATCACCAAAAATCTGATGAAATACACACTATTGGTGGTGTTCATGTTCAAAAATTGAAGAACATAGAGAAAATGGTAGGAATAGATAATCATGCAGAAATTATCGAATTAGGTAATAAAAAGGGAGCCCTTATCATTTCCTTAAATGAATCCTTTAATGTTGTAAAAGAAGAGTTACTTCAACAGGCACTCAATTCTACAGACTCCACCTATCGTGAGCAATCAACAGCATCAGATATTGAAGTTGGTCAGACTCGGGAACCTTCAGAGGAAGAAATCAAATGGCTTAACTCAGATTATCGGGTATTAGGTAATATGTTAAGCATTGCTTTTCTATTTGCTTCTCTTCTAGTTCCAAACATTCAGATGGCTATGGGTCTTTTTGCAATAGGATTAATTTTATTTGCCCTTCTCATAATTCCTGCGGCCTATAAATTATTCAATCATAAGAAATACTCCCAGAAATTAATCAGAGTACGAGGACCTCTTAATATTCAAGACAACTCTTATAGTATCAATCGATTCTTACTCGAACTGCCCAAGCCCTGGAAAGAACATCTTCAAAAAGATCAAATCATCGAAGTAGAAGGCTTTCCAATGGATGTGTCTAAGGAA from Spirochaeta cellobiosiphila DSM 17781 includes these protein-coding regions:
- the priA gene encoding replication restart helicase PriA; translation: MPNYIRVIFNTPLHNEFTYLPPDKDEGITVGMRIEAPFGKLKKIGIIIGVDQEFHGEYELKQIIRLIDKQPLLTEDLISLGQWVSSFYYCSLGEALFMMLPSGKREKSLPALFEEEIAPPKVIHLSEEQQQALDAIITGDKDWLYLYGITGSGKTEVFLRAAEYMIGHDKGVIYLVPEIALSQQLSEHLRQRFKGQLAILHSRLTPSQKLTEWNRILSGEAKIVVGARSAIFAPMPQLGLIIIDEEHEGSYKAGSTPRYHARQVAFLRSKNHNAKLVMGSATPSVEAYKLMQDKRIERLNLTKRLAGGHMPELNVVDLRLSKDLITKDLYSAIDNALKEGRQALLFLNRRGFTYTFHCNSCGEEITCKHCSVPLTYHKSKKALVCHYCGYQEPIRNVCPSCGSLDIGYHGFGTEHVEEEVQKLFPNHIVERLDTDSVQKKGVLEKAIKDFQEGRIHILIGTQMVAKGLNFPGVQVVGILMADSGLGLPDFRASERTFSLLTQVAGRAGRFTPDGKVYIQTLRPDAPSIRLSSKMKITQFYNDELNMRKILDFPPYTRLIKLTFRSKNKNKAGEDAKACLQDLMFLESDKTEILGPAEAPLFQIAQNYRYQLLIKTKDFNQVHHQLALYVKEVNPSSSVYREIDIDPIQMM
- a CDS encoding uracil-DNA glycosylase family protein; translated protein: MSISHSEEIWNNINLLEDLLYNGGFKRNHGEFIPDNEIYVPAVQEEYKEEISSEANVELNIPSYGVTQPTVLITVDSGLNTDGLYEGDIRSFMGKWFDGIQLDWQAVCSYIQIPVNYPTDPESRKVVITEIKKYNPKAILCFGQNPASYLLGTKVSLEVLRGQVYRVENYPLLPTYAPPLVYKDPQLKRPVWEDLKRLRGLIDYA
- the truA gene encoding tRNA pseudouridine(38-40) synthase TruA, whose product is MANNIRLDIAYDGTDYQGWQVQAKGGRTVQGELEKALEKIHKHPIKLIGSGRTDSGVHASHQVANFQTDLVNMEPSRFMLALNSLLPRDIRIKSSSLTHPDFHSRYDAVKRIYYYYIKSSWSSSPFDDRYCYTVRDELDIHLLNKMCRHLVGFHDYTTFTNPKDMSKTRTRHIYSAVFFPEGSYTVFKIAGNAFLWRMVRSIVGTLLECYRQGGEQSFVDRFHAKDRSATGVTAPARGLFLHKVYYKEDEYFPL
- a CDS encoding DUF2225 domain-containing protein encodes the protein MAGKNKLTFLGKNKIKCPVCLEHFQKEELLTGGGRMIAGPLTDELRREYEPSKKYGEVFPLVYSVMVCPHCFYAAYPQDFPNVPESSLDNIKNDHILRANTMKKLIPDLNFENNRRLQEGVASYHLASMCYELLPKDFSPTFKMAMSVLRAAWLSTNLHKKYPGENWDYMREIYYHKANFLYSLVLEKEVSGAESLGGVTNFGPCSDKNFGYDGVLYLSGLLEYKFGGQGDRQRRLASLQSARQSISRIVGLGKSSKSKPSDILEMARDLHKSIGSLLKELEDGE
- a CDS encoding holo-ACP synthase, which produces MILGVGIDVVHISRLTRWRNTKGLMERFFHEEELEAAIKRGSGMETSLAARFAAKEAFGKALGTGLNGITLKDIKVKNNHNGKPEIHLYGTALRAYEKTGGNALHLSLTHEKDNAVAIVIIEE
- a CDS encoding CdaR family protein, translated to MLNKLLNNWPAKVLCFVGAVVLFFFHKIDNLEETYFSVPLEVILPEGFIPASEYSHRVKINLKGQGDTVYSILEEDIRAYVDLSNRTQDGRYKASVEIEKKGTALGVDPLEVRVEPSQITLKLEKEYRKSIEVFPSISGYPAQGFKLDHYYMSPSSVDVVGPMSMVNSLRAITTEEVDISGREEDFTQRVRLVKDNDFLEYPGGNVVEFQGIIKQASILKTVDNLQIGLNDLAADLQVVGSLPEGRVQVKGLQRELESYKSYEYGLTIDCSDITEPGTYTKKIETYIPEGLLLLEYSPKVMTLEIKSKETP
- the cdaA gene encoding diadenylate cyclase CdaA; translated protein: MDLLNTFLFREIIRPILDIALLSFLLYRGYRLLVQTRAIQLIKGLVLVLLLYGFANVFKLETVSWLLEIIAPGVVIAAAIVFQPELRKIFTQLGQGDWFKFQNRPKQSQLESILTAAEMLSGVRRGALITFVRKVGLKNIIDRGTPLNADITSSLLMTIFQFDTALHDGAVIIQGKKILSGGCFFPLSEQSDVRKSFGTRHRAALGLAEESDAVILVVSEESGAISLAYDSNLYYDLSIDEIRTRLKELLNFRLTAEEADVE
- the folP gene encoding dihydropteroate synthase, whose translation is MHLPRGRTLPIHDKTIIMGIINCTPDSFFSGSRQVTIEAALGTAMEMIADGADVLDLGGESSRPGAEYVEAQEEMDRLVPVIEEIRKHTDIPLSVDTRKASVAEACFEAGADILNDISALEDDEALIPLLNKGDWPVILMHKRGVPKDMQKAPTYVDPVGDIIIYLQSRVEYAISHNITKDRIILDPGIGFGKRLQDNLSILKSINRFHELGLPLLIGASRKSFIGTILENEPEDRLYGSLGAHAWSVAQGAQIVRVHDVKATSEMIRIIDEIKGVETPK
- a CDS encoding ACT domain-containing protein, coding for MRAMIAVVGMDRVGIIAGVSTFLSENSINILNINQTILDGFFTMMMNVDLDTMSITRDVLDEALTKLEEELQVKITIMSEEVLKAMHRI
- a CDS encoding PFL family protein; this encodes MMYTPFEIQETLNMFTVDKLDIRTITMGISLIDCVGQTGASTAEKVYEKIVGRAKRLLSTGREIERELGIPIINKRISVTPISLITEPFSLSERIEVAHALDRAAKEVGVDFLGGYSALIPKGQTPGETIFLNSIPEALGSTDKLCGSVNIGSSKAGINMDGVATMGRIIKELAARTADTQALGCAKLVVFANAVEDNPFMAGAFHGVGEPDTVIHVGVSGPGVVKNAIEKMKGAPLQDLAEEIKKIAFKITRLGQLVANEAARKLQVSPGILDLSLAPTPAVGDSVARILEEMGLEHTGAPGTTAALAMLNDAVKKGGLMASSQVGGLSGAFIPVTEDEGMVQAVQKGALTLEKLEAMTCVCSVGLDMIAIPGDVTAETLSGIIADEAAIGVINNKTTAVRLLPVPGAKPGDWAEYGGLLGGAPVMDVNRFSCHDFIKRGGRIPAPVHSFKN